The region gtgtgtgtgtgtatgtggtggggGGAAGAGTGTCCAGGCTGACACATGAGGCAGGCCCAAAGAATAAAGCCACTACTGTCTCCCAGTGTTTGCTTGTTTACCCCCCTCTTCTTGTGACTATATCCCATTGTTCCCAACAGcatccctgcccccacttccaagctcttcccctccccacactCACAGCTCCAATCTCCTCTTCCTTGCCTGACATCCTACTGTTCCTCCTTCAAACCATCTCCTAGTTCCTGACCTCTTGCTTACCCCTGATCTCACTTTCCACATTCTGTACCATCCCTTCTGGACCTGcaagtctgcagtgattttgtgacTTTTAAACAGAGACCAAGTTAGGCATGACGACGGACATCCCAAAAGATTCAGCAGGCATTCATGCTGTAGCAAGACACGAAACCATAAAATTCAAGGGTTGGATATGAATTAAATGGTTATCTTGGCCAACGATCCCAAACCTAAGAATTGGTCATCAAGATCAGCTAGAGAGCTTTGAAAACTAGATCCAAGCTGGCAGAAAATATAGATCCCTTCCTGGGACCCACCCCAGACCTTCGGAAGCAGAGTCTTTCATTTCCTCAGTCCAGTCTCCCCTTGAACACCTCCACTGACACAGCTGGCTACCCCAGAGGGCTTTTGGTGTAATGGCTACAACCCCAAAGGCTGGAAAGTATCttctacctggagaaggaaatggtaacccacttcagtattcttgcctggagaatgtcatgcacagtggagtctggtgggctatagtcaagagtcccaaagaatcacatatgactgaagcaatttagcacgcacACACCTGAAGCTGAAATCTGTCTACTGTTTTTACCCATTTACCCCAACTCTGCCTTTGGGAGCAACCAAAAATAAGTTCAGTCCCACTTCTAACATCTGATAACAGGGATCCCAGCAATAAATAACACTTTGCCCATGTTTCTACTTTCTTACCTTGCTACAGTCTGCTGTCCTCCCAGCTAAACATCTCCCACTCTTTCAAATATTCTCTTAGAAGTCAAGGTTTCCAATCCCATGACCAAACTAGTACCCTCCTCTAAATTCTAGAATCAAACATAGAATCTCAGATGCGGCCTCAGTCTTCCTGTCAACCAGATATGCCCACAAGCCTAACCAAGACCCTGCTGGCCTTTTCCAACAGCTAGACCAAAAATGCTGCTTCCCATGAAGCTCATGGTCTATTAACTAGAAACTCTCAGATTTTGTTCATGACGTTGAAAGAGAGTTCTTCCCTGTCCTGGATTTGAATGTTACCTGGAGAaaagaggtgggtgggaggggagtggggggagTAGAGCTTTCCAATTATCTTCATGGAGTTTTGTGTTTGGGAGAGAAAATCAGCACTGACCTGCCTTCCTCTAGCAAGCTCCCCCCACCTGATAGGCATGGAGGAAAGAAGGATATGCTCAAGTGTAACTTATGTAACTGCACCCAGAGAATTTCTGGGCCACAGTCACATGGGACTCCGAGAGAAAACTGTTTCCATTCCCAACACAGAGGATGCTCCCGGGAAGTAAATGACCACTGGCCAGATCTACCACAAGATAAATAAAGTTAACAGAGGTGCCAAGCAGGCCGCCATGACTGAAAGTCATCCGGCAAGAGGCCGTACACTTGCAGAGAggctctcacctccctcccccaacacacacccctcccctgACTGGGCCCGAGTGGTGCTCCACAGCCCTGCACCCTCTAATACGGTGACCGTGGCCAGGACCTGTCTGCACAGGACAGCTTCTGTCCAGGCCTTTTACACTGATTTTCAAAACTCTTCTGTGAGGCTGGGCAGGTTTTGGTGCTGGGGTTTAATACGTCGTCTGTGTCCTCTTTATAGACAGACATGAGCACACTGTTCTGTGCTCCACAGCACACAGACCTCATGCTCTTGCTCCAGATTAAAACTTAGATAGAATTATTAACAGTCAACATTCCCAAAGTACAGCAGCTGACTGTTCTGCTCCTTGGCCAGGCCTCTGCCATTCCTGAAGTCCTCCCCACAGGCATCGAGACACCCCTGTCTAGATATGCCTAGACGACCTCCTATCTAGAAGCCTTGCTTGACCCCCACCCTGAGGCTTCTGCCCCGCTCCAAGCACCCCCTTCCCATTGCAGAGATAAGGAGGCCACATAATCAAAAACAATTAGCAAATACAATTAGCACTGAGGCAAAACAAGCAGACCCTCCCTGGCTACAAACTCAGAGCCAGCACCCCCACCTCAGCCTACTGTTGCTGCTGGGGTTCCCTATGGCCAGATCTCTCCTGTCCTGAAATGTGGGTGATGGGGAAAGTAACAGGGGTAGACGACCCCTGGTGTCATGCTGAAAGTGTGTGTCCTTCTCCACACCACCCAGCAAGCAGGGAGGCAGCGGCAGTCAGCAGGGCACATAGGGCAGACATGGTGACCCACCACACAGGCCTCTGGGCCAAGTTCCAGAGCGAGGTGGCAGCTCACCACAGGGCTCACCAGATGGCTGAGTGAGTGGGCAACTAGGGCTTTTGAAAGGGAAGGGTGAAACTCCTTGGGGGCAGGGGAACTGACCACTCAAGTCTAGCCCCCAGGTTCATTATGGAAAGTAGGGGCACGTGCATCCAGGGTACTTCCCTGGGGAGCCAGAGGTCAAGGTGAGAAGGTCGATCAAGGCCCAGAATCAGAAATGCAAACAGCCACAGGAAGTCAGCCACGAACAAAGAATAAACAGGACAGAGCTGTGATGATTTCCTTTCAAAGTCAACACAAAGGTTTCCCTCAGCCCACCTCCATAACCCAGGCCAGCACACacaacagatacacacacacaaacacacacgtgcacacaaatgttcacgcacatgcacacacatgcacatacatactaGAGCTTGCCCACATGACAGACAGACACCCACCCTTCAGCCACAGTAATCATTTCTTGGtctgcttccccacccccatccagccCAAGTACGGACACTCACATGTGCTCATGGTCACAGAACATCACCCACGTAGCGCAACTGCCATTCTGATTACTGGAACAACTGGTGACAGTTGTGGGTTCAAACAGGCACAAAGGAGGAAATGCAGAAAATCACTGAGTTTCTTCAAAAGGGACAGAGGGAAGCAAGGAAGGAGCTGAAGACAGGTTGGGTAGGGATGGGTCAGCCCACACCACAAGCGCAACCTCTGACAGCTCTCCCAGGCTCACAGGGACCCACACAGGGTCAGAATCTTCTTTTCAGAAACTGTATCAGGTGGGTTTAATGCTGCTGCAGACTAATAATACCCCACATCTGAACAGAACTCTCTACTTTTCAAAGCACTCTTCCATCCATTATCACTTCCTAGTAACACTGGACAAGCAGAGACACTCATCTCCTTTGCCAAATGACTGTCCATCCCCATAAGACTCAAAGATGTTTTCTCCAAAATAATCTCTAATAGCTAAGCATATGTAATAGTTGTGTGAGCATACTTgtttgtgtgtgagtgcatgcagAGGCTTTATGTACCAGAGTGGGAAACAGTCAAACAAAAATGAGGTTGCCATGGCAACAGGCTCCGGCATCATTGCAGCCTATTAACACAAGTGAGGAATGTGTTTGGCAGATGCTTGAGTGTTATTTATGGTATGGGTGTAGCAGAGGGACTTCTAACAGgctaagaaggaaagaaaaaaaaacaacccatgaCGCTCCTACTGTATCCCACCAAGGAGACGACAGTGAGACGAGCACAGAAGGCGAGGCTGAGAGGCTGCAAAACAGGGAGTAAGAGACGGGGAAGCAGAAaagcaggcaggcagaggagaggagagcaacaggggactggaggaggaggaaagtgaaaggaagCGAGAGAAAAAGAGCAGGGTGGGGGTGAATACCAGGGGAAGAGCTGGAGCAGGGGGTacagcaaaaggaagaaatatcaTCCCCCTGAAAGGGCTGCCCCACCTTGCCTCTCAGTTTCCTCTTGAGTAAAAACCATCAGGAGGCATCAGGTAAGATACTAAATGTTTCTCCCTTCTAACTGAAGCGAAGCACAGAGCCCAAGACAGAAGAGGGAcagggaaagaataaaatactgagatCAGATACTGATGTTGAAGATCTGAGCTGTGGGGCAGCTGGCAAGGGGACCAGTCTCTCATGAGAACTGAAAAAATGCCAACAGATTCCTGAGGGCCTACTCTGTGTCCAAGGTCACGGAGGCAAATTCCCAAAGCCCCAATATTAAAAAGCACACATTGCTGGCCCATTTACCTGGATGTGTATCTTCATTAAAGATAAGAACAAGGCACCTAAAGGAGGCCATTCTCCAACACCTGCCACTCTGGGGTAACGTAGGGCAGAGGGTAATGCTTGATTGTCTCACTAATATTTCCCACCATCCAATAAGATTTGCTCAAGAAGCACAAAGTTTATATCAGACATAATTAGAAAGGCAAATGAAATACAAACCAAAAAAGGATAGTTTTGTCTTAAGTTAACTAGAAAGAATGCTTGCATTCTGATTATCATGGACCATTTCTAACGAGCTCTGCTTTACTCAGCACAGCAGGTCACAAGAAGTTAAGTGCAAATATATGCAAGAGCCTACAGACAGGGGAAGGTCTGAAGACCACAACTGGATAAAAGAAGCATGAGTGGGGAGGTGTGGAGCtggggaaagaagggagaaagactGGGCTGAGGAACTAGATGGGGAAGTCAATCAGCCAACTCTGCTGGTGCAGCGGCATCTTCATGCTAAGAAGGAGATGGACACCCCAGGTCCAGCACAGCCATCCTGGGATCTGACTCCAGTCTCCTAAAATCACTCACCTCGGATTGTCTAGGGCTGTAATCAGGCACTGAGTCTCAACTCTGGTTTCAGTAAATACTCTGAATGATGCTCCATGTGGATGCTATGCCTGTCTTTCTGCAGAAAAGCCATACCCACCCAAACAACCTGCCTCCCATTCAAGCCAGGAACAACCCTCAAAGATAAAATACTCATATGCTCACTTGTGCCCCCAGCTCAAAACACTTGGAGCCTTTATAAGCACTAACAATAgtagttaactttttaaaaatcagctctcAATAGGTTTTTCTCTTAAGTTTAAAGATGAtctctaaagattttttttccttctgatccCAGATCAGAAAAACTTCTTTAGCATCAACAACCCCAATTACTTCACTCATTGGAATATAACCAGTTAAGCAATTATGAAATCCCTATATATTCTATACAGTGCTAGATAAGGCAGAGAtggtagagaaggaaaaacacaTACACCTCAGGAATTTCGCATCCAAGGGGCTTACACTGGATGGGGAGTAAAACCAGGGGCACTTGAGAATAAGTAAGTGCCCCACCCTGTGGCTCTGACTCTGTTGCTGGCCATGCAGAAGAGGGAGAGGCTGGCATGGCTGGAATGGAAGGAGGGCTCCTTGCAGAGGTGAGGCTTGGCACAGAGTGGGTAGAACTGGAAGGGGCAAGCATTATCCTCTCATTTGCTAGACAAGGAACCTAGGGCCCAGAGGGGCTGCAGATCTCCTCCTTCCCAGTCACAGAGTGCTGTGGGGGTACACCTAGAGCCCAGCACCATGAAGCCCACACTGGCACTATTTTGAGAAAGCCAGGGGGTATAGGAGAGCCCCTCAAGAAACACGCAGTCCTCAATAGGACTGAAGTCCGAGAAAAGGCACTAAAAGTGGGGAGGCAATGACCAGAATTCAGTTAGTTAAGAAGTTCTGTAGAGGAAGCAGATGCCCAGAGAGAGGTAGGGGGTGCAGTAGGATCTACGGTCAAGAGACTAGACTGCAGCAAGGGCCCGTTTGACTCTCACAGCCAAGCTGCAGCACAAGCAAGTAGGCTGAGCAGGGGCCAGTGGCCGAGGCCCACGGCGCCACAGACAAGGGCACTGCTAAGGGGAGAAGGTGTGCATGTCAGAAGAGCCAGTCTCATCAAGGTCACCATGGCAAGCATGCCTTCCTCTCATAAGTCTTCAGAGGAATCACCAGTTAACCAGGCAGAAGTTTTATTTCCTCCTGACCCCATCATTCGAGGCTCACCTAACTCATCCCAGGAGTGATAAAAAGCCCCTGCCACAAGTAATAACCAGGAGCACCCACATGAAGGGGTCCTGACATATGACACTAGCTTTCTGCTCAGGCCAGAAGAGGACTGTCACCACCCACAAAGGTTGCTTCCCACTTTTGCTTTAGGCAGCTTGTGGGCAGTTTCACAAAAGAAAGTGTCATTTGTCAGTCTTCCCTCAATTTCAGGTATATTTCCAGCTTTCAAACCCCCAGTCTCAGGCAACTGGCAGGGTTACCCTTTCTTCTCCCTAAGACTAGGCAAGGAGTTCCTAGGGTTTCCCCTCATCAATCCTCCATCCAGGACTCAACTGACTCACAACATCCAGGACTCACTACAAACTATCAGTGGCTCTCCCCAGGGAGAGGCTGGAGAGGGATTAGAGGGTTCCAGTCACTTCAGTAGGGGGCCATACATACAGGGACAGAAgcacagaaagagaaggggacctCTCCAAAGAATTTTTTCCTCCAACCCGCCTTCCTCATTAGCATCCCTACAATAATGGATAGGGTTTGGTGTGTCTTCTATCAGTGGGAACATTACATAGAAGAGCATCCTTTTTGTAAAGGAAGATGCTGGGGCTCAGAGTGGGGGGTCAGAGGCTAGAAGACACCACAGCTGACTGAGCCATGTCTCTCGGGATCTTCTCACCAGTTTAAAGGGTGAAGGTGGCTTGCCTCTCTTTGGAGTCAGGCCAAGGCCTGCACACCCTACTATCCAGTCCCTGTGCCCAGGTGGGCCCCTACCTGCTTGAGCAGGAACTGATCCTGGGCGTTCGTGCGCAGGGCGATGGCCAGGTGGAGGGCGGACAGGAGCACCCCGCTGAGTACCGCAGCCCGCATGCGCACGGGCAGGAGCGTGTAGATCGTATAGATGAAAAACACAGTCCACCAGATGCCCTCGGAGGCACTGCGCGGCTGGGGCAGCAGCAAGCCCACCACCTGGACGGCCAGCACCACGGCGATAAGCGCGTAGCAGGCCAGGCCCATGTGGTCCTGGTGGAAGGCGGCACGGTTGCAGAGCACGGCCATAACGAGGATCACACCCACGGCGGCCGCTAGGACGGCCAGATAGGGCAGCTGCAGCGGGGGCCGTGCCGCGTGGAAGGCCAACATGACTAGGCACACGAGCACCAGCACAGCCATGAGCATCGTGAGGCTGCTCTGGTTCAGACGGAAGAAGTAGCGCTGGTACAGCCGCTCCAGCTTGTCCGATGGGAACTTCTTCGAGCGGAATATCTGCAGCAGTGCCAGGCAGCAGGCGCCCAGCGACAGCACCGTGCCAGGCCCCGAGCCCGAGCCTGCCGAGCTGCCCCCATCCCCGGACCCTTCGTCTTCCTCGACGGCGCCGGCCTCCAGCTCTTCGGCCGCGCGGCCCTTGCCACGCCGCTCCTCCAGGCCTAGCTCCACCGAACGGGGGCGCACCTCCGTTCCTCCCGCTGCGGCGGCCGCAGCCGCCGAACCGCCGCCGCTGCCCGCAGGGGGCGCCCGGGTGCTGCCCCCGCCGGCCGCGCCCCGCCGCTGCCGCCTGCTGCCGCGACCGCAGTCGTCGCCGCCGCGCTCCTGCCAGGCCGACTTGGAACGAAAGCTGAAGCCAAAGCCCCCGGCCAGGGGGTCATCGCCACTCAGCGGAGGATCGTCTTCGTCGTCGCTGCGCCAGCGGCTGGCCAGGCGCTGTTGCTGCTGCGGGGTCACCGCCCCCCCAGGTCTCTTGGTGGAGCCGCGGGCCGAACCCCCGGGGGCTTGGGGGTAGCCATTGGCGCGGGAGTCGGCCTCTCCCCACGCGGAGCGGTGTTCCGGGCCTCCCCGGGACGCCGGCGCCGCCGCTGTCTGCGCCGCGTAGCCCGGGGGGCTCACGCTTTTGGAGCTGGACATCCCCCCCTCGGCCTCGTcgtcttcttcctcctcccccgggggccgggccgggggtCTCCAAGGGGAAGGTGGACGGCCGAGCAGGGGGACCAGGCTGGGGTCACACGTCGGGGGCGGCCCGGGGCCCTGGGCAGTAGCGGGGCATCTTGGCACCCCCGTCCTGAGCGGAGAAGGAGGACAGCTGGAGAGCGAGCGGGAGGCAGGCACAGCCCCGAGGTGAGAAGTGGTTGAAAATCCGCGTCGGGAGCCCCAGGTCCGAGAGGGAGTTGGCTCCGAGCTGGGGCAGCGGGGACTGCTCGAGCTGCTGAGCCGCGCGCAGAGGGACGTCCGGACTCCTGGCTCGCGTCGAGCTCGACAAGGACCGGAGTTGCAGACGAGGCGGGACGGAGAGGTGTCCTTGCGGGCGGCACCTCCCCGGGGCTTGCAATGCCCGGGCGCGGCACTCGCAGACTCTGCCTAAGCGGAGACCAGCGGCACGCGCGGCGAGGAGGCAGCTAGGGCGGCTCGGCAGGAGTCCCGGCGTGGAGACGAAGCAGGCGCCCTTCCCTCGCGGCGGACTGGGAGCGACTGGGAGGTGCGGGCGCCAGCCAGCATTATTTTCTTacgaggggtggggaggtgggatggggggggTGGAGAAGacgggggagggggcggcgggcGGAGCAACAGCTCCAGAGCCCTGCGGGGAGGGTCCTGGAGCCCAAGGGGGCCGTCGCCCGCATCCCCCACCACCTCCCGCGGCGAGAGTGGGAGCTTGGCCCCGGCCAAAGCCGAGCCCAGCCTTCAGCGGGTCCGCGCAGGGGGCGGGGGCGAGGACCGGCTCCTGCAGCGCGGCCCTTCCCCTCTCgcctcccccttccccccaaaCGGAGCGGGGCTGGCCCGGACCCGCCGGCCCAGGAGGGCTGTCTTGCCGACTCCTCAAGCCCCAGGCTCCTCGCCGCCGGCTGCGGGCCCACCGCGGCCGGGCGCAGAAGGACTAGGCTGAGGGCGGAATCCGGCGCAGCGCCGCCGCCGTTCCGCCCCAACGCAGGCGGGCTTCTCCCAAGGAGCACGGCATCCAGAGATCGAGAGCCGGGACTCAGATGCAGCCAGACGAGAGGGGCCGGCCCGAGAGCCGCTGCTGCGCCCCAGGGGCGCTCCGGGCAGAGCCGTGGGAGCCGGGCTCGCGGCGCGCCATGCACGCCTCGGGCCCTGCGCTGCTCCGGCCGCTCGCGCCGCTCCTCCCTTCTCGCCCGcttgccgccgccgccgccgccggagcGCCCTCCGCATCCCCTCCTCCcgccgcctccccgccccccgcgccgCTCGGGCCTCGGCTCACAGCGGCGCGCGGCCGCCTCCGCCCCCGACCCCGCCGCGGCCCCCGCCTCGGCGCCCCGCCGGCATCCTCAGGCCCGGCCTCGTGAGCTGCCCTTTACCGTGAGGGCCCTGGCTCCCCTTCCTCACCTAAAATTCTCTCTGCGCCCCCTCCCTCTCTGGCGCCTGGAGCCGCATCCAGCCCGCGGTCCCTTCGCCCGACCTGGGTGGCATGCGGTCCTCCCTCGCCCCTTGCTTGGGTTCCAGCGCCCCTAGTCCTAGCTCCCCTCTTTTGTATCCCCCTTTAATCCCCCATCCCCCCATTCAACCCAACTTCAGCCCCCGCGCTGCGCCCCCCTTCCCTGGCCCGGCTCGATTGGCCGCTTCCTGAGCTGTCAGACTTGAGTCCGGCGCTCTTATTGGGCGATTCTCTGGCCGGGCGGCTGTGCCAAAGGAGGGCGCACCGGGCCGGGGGCGCCCAGGCAGCGACTGCCGCAGGGAGCCGAAGACCAGAGTCCCTGGAGGGCCAGAGGGGCCCAAGAGCCAGACCCGGAAATGGACggagagatggagagactgagGATCTCTGAGGCCCAGGAAGACAGTTACGGGAAAGATGGAGATGCAGTTGGTGAGGCCGATGCAACCAGGGCTGGGCGGACAGGAATGCTTTGGTGGATAGTTAAACCGAGcaagaaccccacagacagcattACGAACACCTGGCGTTTGTGAAGAGCTCTCTTTGCTCGTTCatatgttgttattattattattattattattactattgaaATCTCATTTGATTCCCCTCAATAACCCTGGGTTGTGACAGGGAACAGTGCCCAGGTGATTATTCCCAGTTTACAGGTGCAGAAACTAGAGCTTCAGAGCTTAATTTGCACAGTTCTCTTGACTTGCAACGGAAAGATCTTTAGTCAGCTCCAGGCTGCTTCCTTACCTAGCAAGGTGTTTTCAGGAAGGATAGGCACCAGAGCAAGGTGGAGATGCCCCGCTGGAGGAGGACCAGATGCTCCTACACAGCGATTAAGAGGCAGGCGTGGAGAGGAATTTTCTTTGGGTTAAAGGACCTAGGCCTGTGGAATGAGGTACCTATCCAATTCTTCTTCCCCCAAGCAGTCCTGCTGGAAGTTCCTGCAGCCTAAACTCTGGACCGGTGGGGAACAGTCACCTCTAATCCCGAGAGGGAGAAACAACCTTCACTTTCTTCCTCCAGCTCTCCCTGTGGAGCTTCTGACAAAGAGACTAGAGGCCTGGGTGAGCCTCCCGTCCTTTCTCTATTGGTCATCTCTTTGGAAATTGGAAGATAAACCTTCCCAGAGTTGCAAATTGGGAGGAGAACCATTCCAAGAGATCTGAATAAACTAACCCTAGAGTATTCCAGCATTTGGGTAATCAATCCCTGATTAGCGAAGTCTTAAAAAGCCTGAAGCCTGAATTTAGCCAACAAACATTCATAGAGCACCCTCTATGTGCAaagcactgtgctaggtgcttcAGGGATGGAGAGGTTACCCACCTCTGGTTACAGTCAGGGAAGGAGAGCAGCTAGATGCTAACTCCAGTTCAGAACACAATTCAGTCAGTGTTCAACAGAGGACCAGAGAGTGTTTTGGGGGGTTGGAGAGACAAAGCTTTAATTCctactgaagcgatttagcagcagcagcaggcacctAAAAGAGGTTGAATCTGGAGCCAGCAGAATAGGAGtcaagaggaaaagagaatggaCTGATATTAAGCCACAACAATATGTCTGTGAATCTTATTGTCATATAACCCTTTTGAGGAAAATGTCATTTTCCCCACTATAGATATGAGAAAACCAAAACAGAGAATCAAAGTTTGCCCAGTTTGTAGCAGAATGGAACCTAGGTTCAGTTTACTTGTACTCTACCACACAGCCATGTAGCAAATATGATAAGAACACCCAGACTGGCAGCTGCATGGACAGAAACCAGATGACCTGAGGTATTAAGGTGGTTGGGTTCCATCTTTGATCTCCATCTCATTCCTTAAGCTCTCCCTAGGTCATTCCTTTCCATTTTATTCACAAATTTTATATAACCATCATCTTATAACAAAAGCTATGAATGATTAAATGtggggaaaatagaaaaaaaagacaaaagaaagcaCTTATAAATTACAACACCTAGCAAGAACCATTAACatcttaatttttctcttaacAAAAAACGGGACTTTTTACAAAGAGTTGTAGAATCTGCTTTTTATCTACTTAGCaaaatatgtggattttttttataCCAATAAGCATCCATCTACAATACCCATTTTATTGTCTGAGCAGGATTCCATTGCATGAATATAGCaaaatttatttaaccagtctcCTACTGGTGGACATTTTTCACTGTCATAGCAGTTTATAAAAAGTTTCCACTCTTTTACTGTTATAAACAATGAGCATTTTGTAGATAAATCTTCACACACATCTTTAATTGTATCCTTAGGAGAAATTCCTACAAGTAGTATTGCTGAGCCAAAAGATAAACATCTTTTCACTAAGGTATTTCTGAAATCTGAATCTTAAGCCCCTGCCTCCCCTTCTCAGTTCCAGTCTTACCTACCCCTTGTCCACTGGAGAAATCCCTGTGAATGTTCCTTGGTATCCACCAACACCCTAGATTCATTTTGTCTAAAACTAAGGTCATCACCCAAGAAGCTTTCTCCTCCCTCTGTTTTCTCGCCCCTGGTGGAATTACCATCTGCCCAAATCCTGGATCTTAGACCAGTGAGCCCTCTTGTCCTAATTCCCAGAGTCCTGCAACCATACCCATGTCTCTTCACATCTGTCTCTTCCACATTCTCTGGCTACTACCTTTGCCCAGGCCCTCCCTTCTCCTTGCCTGGCCAGTTACCAACTCTCCCTTCTTGCCATCCAGTCTGTCCTCCACTTTGTTCCCATCTGATCATACATGTCACACCCGACTGCAAACTGTCAAAAAAACTTCCTCTTCCTACCCGCCAGCTTTCAGCATCCACCACTTCCCCACATCATCTAGCCACCCCTAAAGGATTCTTTAAACCTCTGCACAGATCACTCTTCACATACACCCCCAGCACAACCAAATTTATAGCACCTCTGCGATGCCTCTCTAAAGCCTCTTCCCTCCCGCGCTCCCAACCCCAGGCTAGGCACTCCCTCCTCCTCAACTCCCAGCACACCttgcttttgtcttttattgCACTTGTCACATTGTATTGTCTTGGCTTGTTTTCAGAACTGTTTCCATAGTCTGTtgaactccttgagggcagaatTGGTATCTTTCTCATTCTTGTGCCCGGTACCTGGCATATAGGAGGTACCCCTTAGCTGTTTGTTGGATAAACAAATGGTACATCTGGGGAATAGTGATGAGAATGGAgtctgaggggtggggtggggtgcagggagTGACTGGCAATGGTGCGTGAAGATGGAAAAGTGGGTTGGGCTCTTTAATACTCTGTTGGAGGAGCGTGGGCTTCAGTTTAAAAACAGGGAAGAGGTTGGGCTGTTATGTTTTGGGAGGCAGACTCTGGCAATGTTGTAACTAGCTTGGAAAAGCAAGATTTAAAAGCAGAGAGGACTAGTCAGGAAGCTATGTCAGAGGAGGTATAGATGGAGCCCAGAAGTGACATGCGATGGGAATGATGCCTTTGGCTGGAGGACGGCTGTGAAGGGCTGACAAGGAAACCCAGGGGTTgtctatggccataccaccctgacCGGGCCTGATCtcatctgatctcagaagctaagcagCGTCAGGCCTGGTTGGTACTTGGATGGGAAACCCAGGGGTCAAAGACTGTGTTGAGGAGGAGTTCGAAAGGTCAGATGAAAACCAAGAAGGGTGGGGTCACAAGGGCAAAAGGCAGAAACTTCTTTTTTGCCTACAATGGGTCTTAGTCACGGCTCGCAGCCCTCGggctctttgttgttgctgtgagcgacctttctctgctgctgctgctaagtcgcttcagtcgtatccaactctgtgccaccccagatacggcagcccaccaggctcctctgtccctgggattctccaggcaagaacactggagtgggttgccatttccttctccagtgcgtgaaagtgaagtcgctcagtcgt is a window of Ovis aries strain OAR_USU_Benz2616 breed Rambouillet chromosome 1, ARS-UI_Ramb_v3.0, whole genome shotgun sequence DNA encoding:
- the LOC105602261 gene encoding serine/arginine repetitive matrix protein 1-like, whose protein sequence is MPGRGTRRLCLSGDQRHARGGEVGWGGWRRRGRGRRAEQQLQSPAGRVLEPKGAVARIPHHLPRREWELGPGQSRAQPSAGPRRGRGRGPAPAARPFPSRLPLPPKRSGAGPDPPAQEGCLADSSSPRLLAAGCGPTAAGRRRTRLRAESGAAPPPFRPNAGGLLPRSTASRDREPGLRCSQTRGAGPRAAAAPQGRSGQSRGSRARGAPCTPRALRCSGRSRRSSLLARLPPPPPPERPPHPLLPPPPRPPRRSGLGSQRRAAASAPDPAAAPASAPRRHPQARPRELPFTVRALAPLPHLKFSLRPLPLWRLEPHPARGPFARPGWHAVLPRPLLGFQRP